From Primulina tabacum isolate GXHZ01 chromosome 2, ASM2559414v2, whole genome shotgun sequence, one genomic window encodes:
- the LOC142536531 gene encoding callose synthase 7 isoform X4, translated as MDVRKKNPHSYEQLDDETIKELTDKIFKNYRSWCKYLHFDPILCRSPRDNRRQQAQLLHIGLYLLIWGEASNIRFMPECICFIFHHMAKEMHGYLFGNVQQVTEDNLKGEEAFLKDVVTPIYEVLRKEASGNKDGKASHSTWRNYDDLNEYFWSEKSKKLHWPLDGKGDFFVHPDTAKPANKDNQPVGKPKTNFVEVRTFWHLYRDFDRMWIFFILALQAMIIIAWHQRGSSSGLSDDDVYRSVSSIFVTAAFLNFLRAVLDIVLSFNAWRSLKLSQILRYLLKFIVAAFWLVVMPVTYSRSFQNPTGLLKFFNNLGADWQGHSLYYYCVAIYLIPNLLAAFLFLFPFLRRSMERSDWRIIIMLMWWAQPKLYIGRGMHEDMFSLLKYTLFWITLLISKLAFSFYVEILPLIEPTKTIMNLTVSSYDWHEFFPNVTHNFGVVIAIWVPIILVYFTDTLVWYAIFSTLVGGIYGAFSHLGEIRTLGMIRARFESVPSAFSKRLVPYSKEETGQNQPDDTTERKNIAKFSQMWNEFILSMRNEDLISHRERDLLLVPYSSGDVTVVQWPPFLLASKIPIALDMAKDYNEREDADLFKKIKNDDFLYFAIIECYETLRDILIGLLVKDGEQKVIWRICHEVESSIREQRFLKIFRMSGLPLLSDKLDKFLSLLMEEYEDDQRNRSPIINTLQDIIEIIIQDVMNNGHEVLKEVYTFQENNKKEEKFEKLNFELLRSRSWREKVVRLHLLLTVKESAINVPMNLDARRRLTFFANSLFMIMPRAPKVRNMLSFSILTPYYKEEVLYSTEELNKENEDGITILFYLQKIYPDEWKNYEERINDSKLGYDSKERAELDRQWVSYRAQTLSRTVRGMMYYRETLELQCFLDFADDKAIFGGYRAIGKNQSDYRMLKERAQALADLKFTYVVSCQIYGMQKKSRDARDQRCYANILNLMLTYAALRVAYIDEREDTVNGKSETIYYSVLVKGGEKFDEEIYRIKLPGNPKIGEGKPENQNHAIIFTRGEALQTIDMNQDNYFEEAFKMRNVLGEFLKTHHGQRRPTILGIREHIFTGSVSSLAWFMSNQETSFVTIGQRILANPLRVRFHYGHPDIFDRLFHLTRGGISKASRVINLSEDIFSGYNSTLRRGYVTHHEYIQVGKGRDVGMNQISLFEAKVANGNGEQTLSRDVYRLGRRFDFYRMLSFYFTTVGFYFSCMVTVLTVYVFLYGRLYMVLSGLERRILEDPSLHQSKALEQALATQSFFQLGLLLVLPMVMEIGLERGFRAAIGDFIIMQLQLASVFFTFQLGTKAHYYGRTILHGGAKYRATGRGFVVFHDKFADNYRMYSRSHFVKGLELLILLTVYEVYGHSYRSSSLFFFITFSMWFLVASWLFAPFIFNPSGFEWQKTVDDWTDWKRWMGNRGGIGISPDKSWESWWNEEQEHLKYTNMRGRILEIVLAFRFFIYQFGIVYQLKISHGSKNILVYGLSWFVMLTALLVLKMVSMGRRRFGTDFQLMSRILKALLFLGFVSVMIVLFVVCGLTVSDIFAAILAFMPTGWALILIAQACGPCLKGIGIWDSVMELSRAYEAIMGLIIFMPVVVLSWFPFVSEFQTRLLFNQAFSRGLQISMILAGKKDKAPSS; from the exons ATGGATGTAagaaagaaaaatcctcatagcTATGAGCAA TTGGATGACGAAACAATCAAGGAATTGACggacaaaattttcaaaaattatcgGTCATGGTGTAAATACTTACATTTTGACCCAATTTTATG CAGGTCTCCTCGGGATAATAGGAGGCAACAGGCACAACTTCTTCATATTGGACTTTATCTTCTGATTTGGGGTGAAGCTTCAAATATTCGTTTTATGCCAGAGTGCATCTGCTTTATTTTTCACCAT ATGGCAAAAGAGATGCATGGATATCTGTTTGGCAATGTCCAACAAGTCACTGAAGATAATCTTAAAGGTGAAGAAGCATTTCTCAAGGATGTTGTGACACCTATTTATGAGGTTCTTCGCAAG GAAGCCAGTGGAAACAAAGATGGGAAAGCAAGCCATTCAACCTGGAGAAACTACGATGATCTTAATGAATACTTTTG GAGTGAAAAGAGTAAAAAACTACATTGGCCATTGGATGGAAAAGGTGATTTTTTTGTGCATCCAGACACGGCTAAGCCAGCAAATAAG GATAACCAGCCTGTGGGAAAACCCAAGACAAATTTTGTTGAAGTGCGTACATTTTGGCATCTTTATCGGGACTTTGACAGAATgtggattttttttatattggcTCTTCAG GCAATGATAATAATTGCATGGCATCAACGTGGATCCTCAAGCGGTCTTTCTGATGATGATGTCTATCGAAGTGTTTCAAGCATATTTGTCACTGCTgcctttttaaattttttgaggG CTGTCCTGGATATAGTCCTTAGTTTTAATGCTTGGAGGAGCCTGAAGTTATCCCAGATACTCCGGTATCTCCTGAAATTTATAGTTGCTGCATTTTGGCTAGTGGTCATGCCAGTTACTTATTCAAGATCTTTTCAGAATCCAACTGGGTTACTGAAATTCTTCAATAATTTGGGAGCAGATTGGCAGGGCCATTCATTGTACTATTACTGTGTTGCTATTTATTTAATACCAAATCTATTAGCTGCCTTTCTGTTTCTATTTCCTTTCCTGCGGAGATCCATGGAACGTTCTGATTGGCGTATCATTATCATGTTGATGTGGTGGGCTCAG CCAAAGCTATATATTGGAAGAGGCATGCATGAAGACATGTTTTCTCTTCTAAA ATACACGCTCTTTTGGATTACACTGCTAATAAGCAAGCTAGCATTCAGCTTTTATGTTGAG ATATTGCCATTAATTGAGCCAACAAAGACCATCATGAATCTCACTGTCAGTAGTTACGATTGGCATGAATTTTTTCCTAATG TTACTCATAATTTTGGGGTGGTTATTGCAATATGGGTTCCAATTATTTTG GTCTATTTCACGGATACACTAGTATGGTATGCTATCTTCTCAACTCTTGTTGGTGGGATATATGGAGCATTCAGTCATCTTGGAGAG ATCCGGACACTTGGTATGATAAGGGCTAGATTTGAATCTGTCCCTTCAGCTTTCAGCAAGCGCCTTGTCCCATATTCCAAAGAGGAAACTGGACAAAATCAGCCG GATGATACAACAGAAAGGAAAAACATTGCAAAGTTCTCCCAAATGTGGAATGAATTTATACTATCTATGAGAAACGAGGATTTGATCAGCCACAG GGAAAGAGACCTGCTTCTTGTGCCGTATTCATCTGGTGATGTCACTGTTGTCCAGTGGCCTCCTTTCTTACTTGCTAGCAAG ATTCCAATTGCGTTAGACATGGCAAAAGACTACAATGAGAGGGAAGATGCTGATCTCTTCAAGAAAATTAAGAACGATGATTTCTTGTATTTTGCAATTATCGAATGCTATGAGACACTGAGGGACATCCTAATTGGCCTTCTGGTGAAAGACGGGGAACAGAA AGTTATTTGGAGAATATGCCATGAAGTGGAAAGTAGCATTCGGGAGCAAAGATTCTTGAAAATATTTCGGATGAGTGGCCTGCCTTTGCTAAGTGATAAATTGGATAAATTTTTAAGCCTTCTT ATGGAAGAATATGAAGATGACCAGCGAAATAGATCTCCTATCATTAACACTCTCCAGGATATTATAGAAATTATCATCCAGGATGTTATGAATAATGGCCATGA GGTTCTGAAGGAAGTTTATACatttcaagaaaataataaaaaagaggAGAAGTTTGAAAAGTTAAACTTTGAACTCTTACGCAGCAGGTCATGGAGGGAAAAG GTTGTCAGACTTCATTTGCTTTTGACTGTGAAAGAATCAGCGATAAATGTGCCAATGAATTTAGATGCTCGTCGACGCCTTACTTTTTTTGCCAATTCCTTATTTATGATAATGCCTAGAGCCCCAAAAGTTCGTAACATGCTCTCTTTTAG TATCCTGACACCATACTACAAAGAGGAGGTTCTTTATTCGACCGAAGAGCTTAACAAGGAAAATGAGGATGGCATAACTATTCTATTTTACCTTCAGAAAATCTATCCGG ACGAGTGGAAAAACTACGAGGAGCGGATCAATGATTCAAAACTCGGTTATGACAGCAAAGAGCGGGCAGAATTGGATCGTCAATGGGTATCTTACCGGGCTCAAACTCTATCTCGGACAG TGAGAGGGATGATGTACTATAGGGAGACTTTGGAACTTCAATGCTTTTTGGATTTTGCCGATGATAAGG CTATTTTTGGTGGTTATCGGGCAATTGGTAAAAATCAGAGTGACTACAGGATGCTCAAGGAACGAGCACAAGCTTTGGCTGATCTGAAATTTACCTATGTAGTGTCTTGTCAGATTTATGGTATGCAGAAAAAATCCAGGGATGCTCGAGATCAGCGCTGCTATGCCAATATTTTGAATCTTATGCTGAC GTATGCAGCTCTGCGTGTTGCTTATATAGATGAGAGAGAAGATACAGTCAATGGAAAGTCTGAGACGATTTATTATTCTGTCTTGGTCAAGGGAGGGGAGAAGTTTGATGAG GAAATATATCGTATCAAGCTTCCCGGTAATCCAAAAATCGGTGAAGGGAAACCTGAGAATCAAAATCATGCTATTATTTTTACTCGTGGAGAAGCTTTGCAGACCATAGACATGAATCAG GATAATTATTTTGAGGAAGCTTTCAAGATGCGAAATGTGTTGGGGGAATTTTTAAAAACTCATCATGGACAAAGAAGGCCCACAATATTGGGTATAAGGGAGCATATTTTCACAGGAAG TGTTTCTTCACTCGCCTGGTTCATGTCCAATCAAGAAACCAGTTTTGTCACCATTGGGCAAAGAATTTTGGCAAACCCTTTAAG GGTAAGGTTCCATTATGGGCATCCTGACATTTTTGATAGACTCTTTCATTTAACAAGAGGGGGCATAAGCAAAGCTTCGAGAGTGATAAACTTGAGTGAAGATATATTTTCtg GTTATAATTCAACTTTACGAAGGGGCTATGTAACACATCATGAATACATTCAAGTAGGCAAGGGCCGAGATGTTGGTATGAACCAGATCTCTCTTTTTGAGGCGAAGGTTGCAAATGGAAATGGTGAGCAGACGCTCAGTCGAGATGTCTACCGACTTGGGCGTCGCTTTGATTTCTATAGAATGTTGTCCTTCTACTTCACCACCGTGGGGTTTTACTTTAGTTGTATG GTTACTGTGCTTACTGTTTATGTGTTCTTATATGGACGCCTATATATGGTTTTGAGTGGCTTGGAAAGACGTATTCTAGAGGATCCGTCTTTGCATCAGAGTAAAGCTCTGGAGCAGGCTTTGGCTACCCAGTCCTTCTTTCAGCTTGGCTTGTTGCTTGTGCTACCTATGGTGATGGAAATTGGTCTCGAAAGAGGATTTCGTGCTGCTATTGGTGATTTCATAATCATGCAGCTGCAGCTGGCATCTGTATTCTTCACATTTCAGCTTGGAACGAAAGCCCATTACTATGGCCGAACTATTTTGCATGGAGGCGCCAAATACCGAGCCACCGGTCGTGGTTTTGTTGTTTTTCATGACAAGTTTGCTGATAATTACAGAATGTATTCTCGTAGTCACTTCGTAAAGGGGTTAGAGCTTTTAATATTGTTGACAGTTTACGAGGTCTATGGACATTCTTATCGCAGTTCGTCGTTGTTCTTCTTCATCACTTTTTCAATGTGGTTCCTTGTTGCTTCCTGGTTATTTGCTCCTTTTATTTTTAATCCATCTGGATTCGAGTGGCAAAAAACAGTGGATGATTGGACGGATTGGAAAAGGTGGATGGGAAACCGTGGCGGAATTGGGATCTCTCCAGATAAAAGCTGGGAATCCTGGTGGAATGAAGAACAAGAACACTTGAAATACACAAATATGAGGGGTAGAATTCTTGAGATTGTCCTAGCGTTCCGCTTTTTCATCTACCAATTCGGGATCGTGTACCAGCTTAAGATATCACATGGAAGCAAGAATATCTTG GTTTATGGCCTTTCTTGGTTTGTTATGTTAACTGCTCTTCTGGTCTTAAAG ATGGTGTCAATGGGTAGACGAAGATTTGGTACCGACTTCCAGCTTATGTCCAGGATTCTAAAAGCACTTTTGTTCCTTGGATTTGTATCAGTTATGATTGTACTATTTGTGGTGTGTGGTCTAACTGTAAGTGATATCTTTGCTGCTATCTTGGCTTTCATGCCCACTGGCTGGGCCCTTATTCTG ATTGCTCAAGCATGTGGGCCGTGTTTAAAGGGTATCGGGATCTGGGATTCGGTGATGGAGCTATCTAGAGCGTATGAAGCCATAATGGGGCTCATTATCTTCATGCCGGTGGTCGTGTTATCTTGGTTCCCCTTTGTATCAGAATTCCAGACGAGGCTTCTTTTCAATCAAGCTTTCAGTCGGGGACTACAGATTTCGATGATTTTAGCTGGGAAGAAAGACAAGGCGCCATCCAGTTGA
- the LOC142536531 gene encoding callose synthase 7 isoform X1, protein MDVRKKNPHSYEQLDDETIKELTDKIFKNYRSWCKYLHFDPILCRSPRDNRRQQAQLLHIGLYLLIWGEASNIRFMPECICFIFHHMAKEMHGYLFGNVQQVTEDNLKGEEAFLKDVVTPIYEVLRKEASGNKDGKASHSTWRNYDDLNEYFWSEKSKKLHWPLDGKGDFFVHPDTAKPANKKYVHRFRLVLLKDNQPVGKPKTNFVEVRTFWHLYRDFDRMWIFFILALQAMIIIAWHQRGSSSGLSDDDVYRSVSSIFVTAAFLNFLRAVLDIVLSFNAWRSLKLSQILRYLLKFIVAAFWLVVMPVTYSRSFQNPTGLLKFFNNLGADWQGHSLYYYCVAIYLIPNLLAAFLFLFPFLRRSMERSDWRIIIMLMWWAQPKLYIGRGMHEDMFSLLKYTLFWITLLISKLAFSFYVEILPLIEPTKTIMNLTVSSYDWHEFFPNVTHNFGVVIAIWVPIILVYFTDTLVWYAIFSTLVGGIYGAFSHLGEIRTLGMIRARFESVPSAFSKRLVPYSKEETGQNQPDDTTERKNIAKFSQMWNEFILSMRNEDLISHRERDLLLVPYSSGDVTVVQWPPFLLASKIPIALDMAKDYNEREDADLFKKIKNDDFLYFAIIECYETLRDILIGLLVKDGEQKVIWRICHEVESSIREQRFLKIFRMSGLPLLSDKLDKFLSLLMEEYEDDQRNRSPIINTLQDIIEIIIQDVMNNGHEVLKEVYTFQENNKKEEKFEKLNFELLRSRSWREKVVRLHLLLTVKESAINVPMNLDARRRLTFFANSLFMIMPRAPKVRNMLSFSILTPYYKEEVLYSTEELNKENEDGITILFYLQKIYPDEWKNYEERINDSKLGYDSKERAELDRQWVSYRAQTLSRTVRGMMYYRETLELQCFLDFADDKAIFGGYRAIGKNQSDYRMLKERAQALADLKFTYVVSCQIYGMQKKSRDARDQRCYANILNLMLTYAALRVAYIDEREDTVNGKSETIYYSVLVKGGEKFDEEIYRIKLPGNPKIGEGKPENQNHAIIFTRGEALQTIDMNQDNYFEEAFKMRNVLGEFLKTHHGQRRPTILGIREHIFTGSVSSLAWFMSNQETSFVTIGQRILANPLRVRFHYGHPDIFDRLFHLTRGGISKASRVINLSEDIFSGYNSTLRRGYVTHHEYIQVGKGRDVGMNQISLFEAKVANGNGEQTLSRDVYRLGRRFDFYRMLSFYFTTVGFYFSCMVTVLTVYVFLYGRLYMVLSGLERRILEDPSLHQSKALEQALATQSFFQLGLLLVLPMVMEIGLERGFRAAIGDFIIMQLQLASVFFTFQLGTKAHYYGRTILHGGAKYRATGRGFVVFHDKFADNYRMYSRSHFVKGLELLILLTVYEVYGHSYRSSSLFFFITFSMWFLVASWLFAPFIFNPSGFEWQKTVDDWTDWKRWMGNRGGIGISPDKSWESWWNEEQEHLKYTNMRGRILEIVLAFRFFIYQFGIVYQLKISHGSKNILVYGLSWFVMLTALLVLKMVSMGRRRFGTDFQLMSRILKALLFLGFVSVMIVLFVVCGLTVSDIFAAILAFMPTGWALILIAQACGPCLKGIGIWDSVMELSRAYEAIMGLIIFMPVVVLSWFPFVSEFQTRLLFNQAFSRGLQISMILAGKKDKAPSR, encoded by the exons ATGGATGTAagaaagaaaaatcctcatagcTATGAGCAA TTGGATGACGAAACAATCAAGGAATTGACggacaaaattttcaaaaattatcgGTCATGGTGTAAATACTTACATTTTGACCCAATTTTATG CAGGTCTCCTCGGGATAATAGGAGGCAACAGGCACAACTTCTTCATATTGGACTTTATCTTCTGATTTGGGGTGAAGCTTCAAATATTCGTTTTATGCCAGAGTGCATCTGCTTTATTTTTCACCAT ATGGCAAAAGAGATGCATGGATATCTGTTTGGCAATGTCCAACAAGTCACTGAAGATAATCTTAAAGGTGAAGAAGCATTTCTCAAGGATGTTGTGACACCTATTTATGAGGTTCTTCGCAAG GAAGCCAGTGGAAACAAAGATGGGAAAGCAAGCCATTCAACCTGGAGAAACTACGATGATCTTAATGAATACTTTTG GAGTGAAAAGAGTAAAAAACTACATTGGCCATTGGATGGAAAAGGTGATTTTTTTGTGCATCCAGACACGGCTAAGCCAGCAAATAAG AAATACGTGCACCGGTTTCGTTTGGTCTTGCTGAAGGATAACCAGCCTGTGGGAAAACCCAAGACAAATTTTGTTGAAGTGCGTACATTTTGGCATCTTTATCGGGACTTTGACAGAATgtggattttttttatattggcTCTTCAG GCAATGATAATAATTGCATGGCATCAACGTGGATCCTCAAGCGGTCTTTCTGATGATGATGTCTATCGAAGTGTTTCAAGCATATTTGTCACTGCTgcctttttaaattttttgaggG CTGTCCTGGATATAGTCCTTAGTTTTAATGCTTGGAGGAGCCTGAAGTTATCCCAGATACTCCGGTATCTCCTGAAATTTATAGTTGCTGCATTTTGGCTAGTGGTCATGCCAGTTACTTATTCAAGATCTTTTCAGAATCCAACTGGGTTACTGAAATTCTTCAATAATTTGGGAGCAGATTGGCAGGGCCATTCATTGTACTATTACTGTGTTGCTATTTATTTAATACCAAATCTATTAGCTGCCTTTCTGTTTCTATTTCCTTTCCTGCGGAGATCCATGGAACGTTCTGATTGGCGTATCATTATCATGTTGATGTGGTGGGCTCAG CCAAAGCTATATATTGGAAGAGGCATGCATGAAGACATGTTTTCTCTTCTAAA ATACACGCTCTTTTGGATTACACTGCTAATAAGCAAGCTAGCATTCAGCTTTTATGTTGAG ATATTGCCATTAATTGAGCCAACAAAGACCATCATGAATCTCACTGTCAGTAGTTACGATTGGCATGAATTTTTTCCTAATG TTACTCATAATTTTGGGGTGGTTATTGCAATATGGGTTCCAATTATTTTG GTCTATTTCACGGATACACTAGTATGGTATGCTATCTTCTCAACTCTTGTTGGTGGGATATATGGAGCATTCAGTCATCTTGGAGAG ATCCGGACACTTGGTATGATAAGGGCTAGATTTGAATCTGTCCCTTCAGCTTTCAGCAAGCGCCTTGTCCCATATTCCAAAGAGGAAACTGGACAAAATCAGCCG GATGATACAACAGAAAGGAAAAACATTGCAAAGTTCTCCCAAATGTGGAATGAATTTATACTATCTATGAGAAACGAGGATTTGATCAGCCACAG GGAAAGAGACCTGCTTCTTGTGCCGTATTCATCTGGTGATGTCACTGTTGTCCAGTGGCCTCCTTTCTTACTTGCTAGCAAG ATTCCAATTGCGTTAGACATGGCAAAAGACTACAATGAGAGGGAAGATGCTGATCTCTTCAAGAAAATTAAGAACGATGATTTCTTGTATTTTGCAATTATCGAATGCTATGAGACACTGAGGGACATCCTAATTGGCCTTCTGGTGAAAGACGGGGAACAGAA AGTTATTTGGAGAATATGCCATGAAGTGGAAAGTAGCATTCGGGAGCAAAGATTCTTGAAAATATTTCGGATGAGTGGCCTGCCTTTGCTAAGTGATAAATTGGATAAATTTTTAAGCCTTCTT ATGGAAGAATATGAAGATGACCAGCGAAATAGATCTCCTATCATTAACACTCTCCAGGATATTATAGAAATTATCATCCAGGATGTTATGAATAATGGCCATGA GGTTCTGAAGGAAGTTTATACatttcaagaaaataataaaaaagaggAGAAGTTTGAAAAGTTAAACTTTGAACTCTTACGCAGCAGGTCATGGAGGGAAAAG GTTGTCAGACTTCATTTGCTTTTGACTGTGAAAGAATCAGCGATAAATGTGCCAATGAATTTAGATGCTCGTCGACGCCTTACTTTTTTTGCCAATTCCTTATTTATGATAATGCCTAGAGCCCCAAAAGTTCGTAACATGCTCTCTTTTAG TATCCTGACACCATACTACAAAGAGGAGGTTCTTTATTCGACCGAAGAGCTTAACAAGGAAAATGAGGATGGCATAACTATTCTATTTTACCTTCAGAAAATCTATCCGG ACGAGTGGAAAAACTACGAGGAGCGGATCAATGATTCAAAACTCGGTTATGACAGCAAAGAGCGGGCAGAATTGGATCGTCAATGGGTATCTTACCGGGCTCAAACTCTATCTCGGACAG TGAGAGGGATGATGTACTATAGGGAGACTTTGGAACTTCAATGCTTTTTGGATTTTGCCGATGATAAGG CTATTTTTGGTGGTTATCGGGCAATTGGTAAAAATCAGAGTGACTACAGGATGCTCAAGGAACGAGCACAAGCTTTGGCTGATCTGAAATTTACCTATGTAGTGTCTTGTCAGATTTATGGTATGCAGAAAAAATCCAGGGATGCTCGAGATCAGCGCTGCTATGCCAATATTTTGAATCTTATGCTGAC GTATGCAGCTCTGCGTGTTGCTTATATAGATGAGAGAGAAGATACAGTCAATGGAAAGTCTGAGACGATTTATTATTCTGTCTTGGTCAAGGGAGGGGAGAAGTTTGATGAG GAAATATATCGTATCAAGCTTCCCGGTAATCCAAAAATCGGTGAAGGGAAACCTGAGAATCAAAATCATGCTATTATTTTTACTCGTGGAGAAGCTTTGCAGACCATAGACATGAATCAG GATAATTATTTTGAGGAAGCTTTCAAGATGCGAAATGTGTTGGGGGAATTTTTAAAAACTCATCATGGACAAAGAAGGCCCACAATATTGGGTATAAGGGAGCATATTTTCACAGGAAG TGTTTCTTCACTCGCCTGGTTCATGTCCAATCAAGAAACCAGTTTTGTCACCATTGGGCAAAGAATTTTGGCAAACCCTTTAAG GGTAAGGTTCCATTATGGGCATCCTGACATTTTTGATAGACTCTTTCATTTAACAAGAGGGGGCATAAGCAAAGCTTCGAGAGTGATAAACTTGAGTGAAGATATATTTTCtg GTTATAATTCAACTTTACGAAGGGGCTATGTAACACATCATGAATACATTCAAGTAGGCAAGGGCCGAGATGTTGGTATGAACCAGATCTCTCTTTTTGAGGCGAAGGTTGCAAATGGAAATGGTGAGCAGACGCTCAGTCGAGATGTCTACCGACTTGGGCGTCGCTTTGATTTCTATAGAATGTTGTCCTTCTACTTCACCACCGTGGGGTTTTACTTTAGTTGTATG GTTACTGTGCTTACTGTTTATGTGTTCTTATATGGACGCCTATATATGGTTTTGAGTGGCTTGGAAAGACGTATTCTAGAGGATCCGTCTTTGCATCAGAGTAAAGCTCTGGAGCAGGCTTTGGCTACCCAGTCCTTCTTTCAGCTTGGCTTGTTGCTTGTGCTACCTATGGTGATGGAAATTGGTCTCGAAAGAGGATTTCGTGCTGCTATTGGTGATTTCATAATCATGCAGCTGCAGCTGGCATCTGTATTCTTCACATTTCAGCTTGGAACGAAAGCCCATTACTATGGCCGAACTATTTTGCATGGAGGCGCCAAATACCGAGCCACCGGTCGTGGTTTTGTTGTTTTTCATGACAAGTTTGCTGATAATTACAGAATGTATTCTCGTAGTCACTTCGTAAAGGGGTTAGAGCTTTTAATATTGTTGACAGTTTACGAGGTCTATGGACATTCTTATCGCAGTTCGTCGTTGTTCTTCTTCATCACTTTTTCAATGTGGTTCCTTGTTGCTTCCTGGTTATTTGCTCCTTTTATTTTTAATCCATCTGGATTCGAGTGGCAAAAAACAGTGGATGATTGGACGGATTGGAAAAGGTGGATGGGAAACCGTGGCGGAATTGGGATCTCTCCAGATAAAAGCTGGGAATCCTGGTGGAATGAAGAACAAGAACACTTGAAATACACAAATATGAGGGGTAGAATTCTTGAGATTGTCCTAGCGTTCCGCTTTTTCATCTACCAATTCGGGATCGTGTACCAGCTTAAGATATCACATGGAAGCAAGAATATCTTG GTTTATGGCCTTTCTTGGTTTGTTATGTTAACTGCTCTTCTGGTCTTAAAG ATGGTGTCAATGGGTAGACGAAGATTTGGTACCGACTTCCAGCTTATGTCCAGGATTCTAAAAGCACTTTTGTTCCTTGGATTTGTATCAGTTATGATTGTACTATTTGTGGTGTGTGGTCTAACTGTAAGTGATATCTTTGCTGCTATCTTGGCTTTCATGCCCACTGGCTGGGCCCTTATTCTG ATTGCTCAAGCATGTGGGCCGTGTTTAAAGGGTATCGGGATCTGGGATTCGGTGATGGAGCTATCTAGAGCGTATGAAGCCATAATGGGGCTCATTATCTTCATGCCGGTGGTCGTGTTATCTTGGTTCCCCTTTGTATCAGAATTCCAGACGAGGCTTCTTTTCAATCAAGCTTTCAGTCGGGGACTACAGATTTCGATGATTTTAGCTGGGAAGAAAGACAAGGCGCCATCCA GATGA